In Macadamia integrifolia cultivar HAES 741 chromosome 13, SCU_Mint_v3, whole genome shotgun sequence, one DNA window encodes the following:
- the LOC122060087 gene encoding alpha-terpineol synthase, chloroplastic-like, protein MCPPRYVMLKAPCNVRSNWQIRCVTSIQSQPKDNNKLSIAYQPTIWDYDFIESLCCGYVDDTFRTRAKELTEDVRVLLNKKGEPLAQLKLIDLLQRLGLGHLFDKEMDQILKSVYNYRNSDKWMKDDLYATALHFRLLRQHGYMLSQDVFSGFLGEKGKFMESLCGDIMGMLSLYEASYLGAEGESILDEARNFTKRHLEDIKDSNVEAQAVNHSLEVPLHWRMVRPETRWYIDAYQRHEDMDPIILELAKLDFNMVQTVHQKDLGDASRWWRNLCLAPKLSFARDRLVESFLWSMGVTYEPQYERNRNWLTKVMNFVIILDDIYDVYGSLEELELFTDAVQRWDIVAMKELPNYMKISFLALFNSINEMAYDILKEKGWDVLPYLRKTWEDFIKAMLVEAKWYQTRTTPSTEEYLKNGWVSSSGTVVLVHAFFATGQEITKEVLECLGSNPDLIFGPSMIFRLSNDLATSSAELERGDVSSSIQCYMNENKVSEQVARQYIRGKIMETWKVMNKSITNSPFSRKFVEFCLNLARTSLCVYQYGDGLGAESKKSKDHVLSLIVKPIKIGSSAL, encoded by the exons ATGTGTCCTCCTCGATATGTCATGCTAAAAGCTCCATGCAACGTGCGATCGAATTGGCAAATCCGATGTGTTACTAGCATCCAATCCCAACCGAAAGACAACAATAAACTATCAATAGCCTATCAACCCACCATTTGGGACTATGATTTCATTGAGTCATTATGTTGTGGTTATGTG GATGACACATTCAGAACACGAGCCAAGGAACTTACAGAAGATGTCAGGGTTCTGCTCAACAAGAAAGGTGAACCCTTAGCTCAGCTCAAGCTGATTGATCTCTTGCAAAGGCTGGGTTTGGGACACCTCTTTGATAAAGAGATGGATCAAATCTTGAAATCGGTTTACAATTACAGAAATTCCGATAAGTGGATGAAAGATGATTTATATGCAACTGCTCTCCATTTTAGGCTCCTCAGGCAACATGGATATATGCTCTCCCAAG ATGTGTTTAGTGGCTTCTTgggtgaaaaaggaaaattcatggaGTCCCTCTGTGGTGACATTATGGGAATGCTGAGCTTGTATGAAGCTTCATATCTTGGCGCAGAAGGTGAGAGCATCTTGGATGAGGCCAGAAACTTCACTAAAAGACATCTTGAAGACATAAAGGACTCAAATGTTGAAGCTCAAGCAGTGAACCATTCGTTGGAAGTTCCCTTGCACTGGAGGATGGTTAGGCCAGAGACAAggtggtatattgatgcataCCAGAGACATGAGGATATGGATCCTATAATTCTTGAATTGGCCAAATTGGACTTCAACATGGTTCAAACAGTGCATCAGAAAGATCTTGGAGATGCATCAAG GTGGTGGCGAAATCTCTGTTTAGCACCGAAATTGAGCTTTGCAAGGGACAGGTTGGTGGAGAGTTTCTTGTGGAGTATGGGGGTTACCTATGAGCCTCAGTATGAGCGCAACAGaaactggcttaccaaagtcaTGAATTTTGTTATAATATTAGATGATATTTATGATGTCTATGGTTCTCTAGAGGAACTTGAGCTCTTTACTGATGCAGTTCAAAG aTGGGATATAGTGGCGATGAAAGAACTTCCAAACTACATGAAGATTTCTTTCTTAGCTCTCTTCAACTCCATTAATGAAATGGCCTATGACATTCTCAAAGAAAAGGGTTGGGATGTCCTGCCATACTTGAGAAAAACG TGGGAAGATTTCATTAAGGCAATGCTTGTTGAGGCCAAGTGGTACCAAACAAGAACAACCCCATCAACTGAGGAGTACTTGAAGAATGGATGGGTTTCATCTTCTGGGACAGTAGTTCTTGTACATGCATTTTTTGCAACAGGACAAGAGATTACAAAGGAAGTTCTTGAATGCCTGGGGAGCAACCCAGATCTAATATTTGGCCCTTCCATGATCTTTCGGCTTTCAAATGATCTTGCCACTTCATCA GCCGAGCTAGAGAGGGGTGATGTTTCATCATCAATCCAATGTTACATGAATGAGAATAAAGTTTCTGAGCAGGTCGCCCGTCAATACATTAGGGGGAAGATTATGGAGACATGGAAAGTGATGAACAAATCTATCACCAACTCTCCTTTCTCCAGAAAATTTGTGGAATTCTGTCTAAATCTTGCTCGAACATCACTTTGTGTATACCAATATGGAGATGGACTTGGTGCTGAGAGCAAAAAAAGCAAGGACCATGTGTTGTCCTTGATAGTCAAACCTATTAAGATTGGGAGCTCAGCTCTGTAA